Proteins found in one Oncorhynchus tshawytscha isolate Ot180627B linkage group LG25, Otsh_v2.0, whole genome shotgun sequence genomic segment:
- the LOC112224236 gene encoding SUN domain-containing protein 1 isoform X12, whose protein sequence is MDHSKVNSRAPPPGNTGYTYSHSSSYSTTALDFEKEHRITPVLESPRMSRRSLRLHSTTGLYGDDSLDSSLNHMYHSASFSAGGASRRDSKALKSRRSQQHAVSCSQSLLLTTPLKSQHGSQQHNSSLHSVAASDASLLSSMLDKSCIQERTLVDGFWGLDEDSELKERTMTDSMCEANGDINSAQTQTSMVNGSFCKGRTIHLDRNDALTAYSKHSSTAARSATNKQALTAPAASPSSTIYARDKSRKHRTGKSATGAFWWLGTGWYHLATVMSLLNIFVLTRCLPKLLKLLLILLPFLLVLLDTFSVSFILLWVLPALWHWGPSSLLSVLPAINITEWRTAYSFSQTPLEPTKDSQPIMAQPPPAVSQPGSVLVSVDSERLARLEQRLAQLWEKVERGGRRQENQHREVLSLYQSVREQLDTQTDKDSMGLWVSGLLEERLLLLKSGMEKDAALRSELSQEIGEQYVVQQQGQASRLAQLEVLLQTLTAKTEEVQRRQADTSSATPALPPVPVQVNVGVDSESRDALLAEVQLLEATLGGIRQDLQGVMGCQGMCDRLDTLHETVSEQVSAQVRTELRALFSRSEQVGDSQTREKELPESLLQWLSERYVSGVDVHASLTSLELSILQNVTLQLEKSRARQETHSTETVTQTVMHTVGAAGAGMSEEHVQLIVKNALKLYSQDRTGLVDYALESGGGSILSTRCSETYETKTALMSLFGLPLWYFSQSPRVAIQPDVHPGNCWAFQGSHGYLVIRLSMRIVPSAFSLEHIPKSLSPTGTISSAPRQFTVYGLDDEYQEEGKLLGSYTYQDDEDALQTYPVTEENDKAYQIIEVRVLSNWGHPEYTCLYRIRVHGQPSVN, encoded by the exons ATGGACCATTCAAAAGTGAACTCACGCGCCCCACCCCCAGGGAACACTGGCTACACCTACTCTCACAG CTCCAGCTACTCTACAACAGCCCTGGACTTTGAGAAGGAGCACAGGATCACGCCCGTCTTAGAGTCTCCCAGGATGTCTCGGCGGAGCCTGCGTTTGCACTCCACCACTGGTCTCTATGGCGATGACAGCTTGGACTCTTCTCTCAACCACATGTACCACAGCGCCTCCTTCAGTGCAGGAGGAGCCAGTCGCAGAGATTCCAA GGCATTGAAGAGCAGGAGGTCTCAGCAGCACGCTgtctcctgctcccagtctcTGCTCCTCACCACGCCCCTTAAGAGCCAGCATGGCTCCCAGCAACACAACAGCAGCCTGCACAGCGTGGCCGCCAGCGACGCCTCCCTGCTCTCCTCCATGCTGGACAAGTCGTGTATCCAGGAGCGCACGCTGGTCGACGGCTTCTGGGGCTTGGATGAAGACTCTGAACTCAAAG AGCGGACCATGACAGACAGTATGTGTGAGGCCAACGGAGACATTAACTCGGCACAGACCCAGACCTCCATGGTCAACGGAAGCTTCTGTAAGGGCCGCACGATCCACCTGGACAGAAATGACGCGCTCACTGCCTATTCCAAGCACTCCTCAACTGCAGCCCGCTCTGCCACCAACAAGCAGGCCCTGACAGCCCCCGCCGCCTCGCCTTCCTCCACCATCTACGCCAGGGACAAAAGCCGCAAGCACAGGACAG GGAAGTCAGCGACCGGGGCTTTCTGGTGGCTGGGGACCGGATGGTATCATCTGGCCACCGTCATGTCGCTCCTCAACATATTCGTCTTGACACG GTGCCTTCCCAAGCTCCTCAAACTCCTGCTGATTctgctcccattcctccttgtcctccttg ACACCTTTTCTGTCTCATTTATCCTCCTCTGGGTTCTCCCAGCTCTGTGGCACTGGGGTCCGTCCAGCCTGCTGTCTGTGTTGCCTGCCATTAACATCACTGAGTGGAGGACGGCCTACTCCTTCAGTCAGACCCCTCTGGAACCAACCAAAGACAGCCAGCCCATCATGGCTCAACCACCACCAGCTGTCTCACAG CCAGGCAGTGTGCTGGTGTCTGTGGACTCTGAGCGCCTAGCCCGGTTGGAGCAGAGGCTGGCCCAACTGTGGGAGAAGGTGGAGCGAGGGGGCCGAAGGCAGGAAAACCAGCACAGGGAGGTGCTGAGTCTCTACCAGTCTGTACGAGAGCAGctggacacccagacagacaagGACAGCATGGGGCTGTGGGTGTCTGGCCTACTGGAGGAGAGACTCCTTCTGCTGAAGAGTGGGATGGAGAAGGATGCAGCACTGCGGAGTGAACTG AGTCAGGAGATTGGAGAGCAGTATGTGGTGCAGCAGCAGGGCCAAGCGTCTCGTCTGGCTCAGCTAGAGGTGCTGCTGCAGACACTGACTGCCAAGACAGAG GAGGTGCAGAGGAGGCAAGCAGACACTTCCAGTGCTACACCTGCACTGCCACCAGTTCCTGTGCAAGTCAA TGTGGGTGTGGACAGCGAGTCCCGTGATGCCTTGCTGGCGGAGGTGCAACTTCTAGAGGCAACGCTGGGGGGCATTAGGCAGGACCTGCAGGGGGTGATGGGATGCCAGGGCATGTGTGACCGCCTGGACACACTCCATGAAACG GTGTCTGAGCAAGTGTCAGCCCAGGTGAGGACGGAACTGCGGGCCCTGTTCTCTCGCAGCGAGCAGGTCGGAGATTCCCAAACCAGAGAAAAGGAGCTCCCAGAGTCCCTGCTGCAGTGGCTCTCTGAGCGCTATGTAAGCGGGGTTGACGTGCACGCCTCTCTGACCTCCCTGGAGCTCAGCATCCTGCAGAACGTGACCCTGCAGCTGGAGAAGAGCAGGGCCAGGCAGGAGACGCACAGCACTGAGACTGTCACTCAGACTGTGATGCACACTGTTGGAGCCGCAGGGGCCGGGATGTCTGAGGAG caTGTACAGCTGATAGTGAAGAATGCTCTGAAACTCTACTCCCAGGATCGGACCGGCCTGGTAGACTATGCTCTGGAGTCTGGCG GCGGCAGCATCCTGAGCACTCGCTGCTCTGAGACGTACGAGACAAAGACAGCACTGATGAGTCTCTTTGGCCTCCCGCTCTGGTACTTCTCCCAGTCTCCTCGTGTGGCCATACAG CCTGACGTCCATCCAGGGAACTGCTGGGCGTTTCAGGGTTCTCATGGTTACCTGGTGATTCGTCTCTCCATGAGGATTGTGCCCTCTGCCTTCTCATTGGAGCACATCCCCAAATCCCTTTCACCAACAGGCACTATCAGCAGTGCCCCGCGCCAGTTTACCGTCTAT GGTCTGGATGATGAGTACCAGGAGGAGGGTAAGTTACTGGGCAGCTACACCTACCAGGATGATGAAGATGCGCTTCAGACTTATCCCGTCACC gaggagaatgataaaGCCTATCAGATCATTGAGGTTCGAGTGCTGTCCAACTGGGGTCACCCGGAGTACACCTGCCTGTACCGCATCAGAGTGCACGGTCAGCCCAGTGTCAACTGA
- the LOC112224236 gene encoding SUN domain-containing protein 1 isoform X3, whose protein sequence is MDHSKVNSRAPPPGNTGYTYSHSSSYSTTALDFEKEHRITPVLESPRMSRRSLRLHSTTGLYGDDSLDSSLNHMYHSASFSAGGASRRDSKALKSRRSQQHAVSCSQSLLLTTPLKSQHGSQQHNSSLHSVAASDASLLSSMLDKSCIQERTLVDGFWGLDEDSELKERTMTDSMCEANGDINSAQTQTSMVNGSFCKGRTIHLDRNDALTAYSKHSSTAARSATNKQALTAPAASPSSTIYARDKSRKHRTGVLVSFSDTCVRVSRRAAASVASGFSLLLQSVLLRSRKEGTGVLWSALDTCLNHSRRAAAFTVCLVTLLIQAAVLKTGSVGRKVVNGAHSSYCGSMNVNELGTEGKRMNLNGALCDDCKGKQRVETRIVQSSSRVCRSHHVLGELWLATTYSGSRVLWAGQKAGSAVRSVMRRMLSVLWLAAVSPGKSATGAFWWLGTGWYHLATVMSLLNIFVLTRCLPKLLKLLLILLPFLLVLLALWHWGPSSLLSVLPAINITEWRTAYSFSQTPLEPTKDSQPIMAQPPPAVSQPGSVLVSVDSERLARLEQRLAQLWEKVERGGRRQENQHREVLSLYQSVREQLDTQTDKDSMGLWVSGLLEERLLLLKSGMEKDAALRSELSQEIGEQYVVQQQGQASRLAQLEVLLQTLTAKTEEVQRRQADTSSATPALPPVPVQVNVGVDSESRDALLAEVQLLEATLGGIRQDLQGVMGCQGMCDRLDTLHETVSEQVSAQVRTELRALFSRSEQVGDSQTREKELPESLLQWLSERYVSGVDVHASLTSLELSILQNVTLQLEKSRARQETHSTETVTQTVMHTVGAAGAGMSEEHVQLIVKNALKLYSQDRTGLVDYALESGGGSILSTRCSETYETKTALMSLFGLPLWYFSQSPRVAIQPDVHPGNCWAFQGSHGYLVIRLSMRIVPSAFSLEHIPKSLSPTGTISSAPRQFTVYGLDDEYQEEGKLLGSYTYQDDEDALQTYPVTEENDKAYQIIEVRVLSNWGHPEYTCLYRIRVHGQPSVN, encoded by the exons ATGGACCATTCAAAAGTGAACTCACGCGCCCCACCCCCAGGGAACACTGGCTACACCTACTCTCACAG CTCCAGCTACTCTACAACAGCCCTGGACTTTGAGAAGGAGCACAGGATCACGCCCGTCTTAGAGTCTCCCAGGATGTCTCGGCGGAGCCTGCGTTTGCACTCCACCACTGGTCTCTATGGCGATGACAGCTTGGACTCTTCTCTCAACCACATGTACCACAGCGCCTCCTTCAGTGCAGGAGGAGCCAGTCGCAGAGATTCCAA GGCATTGAAGAGCAGGAGGTCTCAGCAGCACGCTgtctcctgctcccagtctcTGCTCCTCACCACGCCCCTTAAGAGCCAGCATGGCTCCCAGCAACACAACAGCAGCCTGCACAGCGTGGCCGCCAGCGACGCCTCCCTGCTCTCCTCCATGCTGGACAAGTCGTGTATCCAGGAGCGCACGCTGGTCGACGGCTTCTGGGGCTTGGATGAAGACTCTGAACTCAAAG AGCGGACCATGACAGACAGTATGTGTGAGGCCAACGGAGACATTAACTCGGCACAGACCCAGACCTCCATGGTCAACGGAAGCTTCTGTAAGGGCCGCACGATCCACCTGGACAGAAATGACGCGCTCACTGCCTATTCCAAGCACTCCTCAACTGCAGCCCGCTCTGCCACCAACAAGCAGGCCCTGACAGCCCCCGCCGCCTCGCCTTCCTCCACCATCTACGCCAGGGACAAAAGCCGCAAGCACAGGACAG GTGTGCTGGTGTCCTTCTCGGACACCTGTGTGCGCGTGAGCAggagggcagcagcctctgtggCATCCGGCTTCTCACTGCTCTTACAGAGTGTGCTGCTGAGGTCACGTAAAGAGGGCACAG GTGTCCTGTGGTCAGCTTTAGACACCTGTCTGAACCATAGCAGGAGGGCAGCTGCCTTCACTGTGTGTTTAGTGACTCTGCTCATACAGGCTGCTGTGCTGAAGACGGGCAGTGTGGGCAGAAAAGTGGTTAATGGAG CTCACTCCAGCTACTGCGGAAGCATGAATGTAAATGAGTTGGGGACTGAGGGGAAACGCATGAATCTGAATGGTGCTCTTT GTGACGACTGCAAAGGGAAGCAGCGCGTGGAGACACGCATTGTCCAATCCTCATCACGGGTCTGCCGGTCACACCATGTGTTGGGGGAACTGTGGCTTGCCACTACTTACTCAG GCTCCAGAGTGTTGTGGGCGGGGCAGAAGGCAGGCTCAGCTGTGCGGTCCGTAATGAGGAGGATGCTGTCTGTTCTCTGGTTGGCAGCCGTGTCCCCAG GGAAGTCAGCGACCGGGGCTTTCTGGTGGCTGGGGACCGGATGGTATCATCTGGCCACCGTCATGTCGCTCCTCAACATATTCGTCTTGACACG GTGCCTTCCCAAGCTCCTCAAACTCCTGCTGATTctgctcccattcctccttgtcctccttg CTCTGTGGCACTGGGGTCCGTCCAGCCTGCTGTCTGTGTTGCCTGCCATTAACATCACTGAGTGGAGGACGGCCTACTCCTTCAGTCAGACCCCTCTGGAACCAACCAAAGACAGCCAGCCCATCATGGCTCAACCACCACCAGCTGTCTCACAG CCAGGCAGTGTGCTGGTGTCTGTGGACTCTGAGCGCCTAGCCCGGTTGGAGCAGAGGCTGGCCCAACTGTGGGAGAAGGTGGAGCGAGGGGGCCGAAGGCAGGAAAACCAGCACAGGGAGGTGCTGAGTCTCTACCAGTCTGTACGAGAGCAGctggacacccagacagacaagGACAGCATGGGGCTGTGGGTGTCTGGCCTACTGGAGGAGAGACTCCTTCTGCTGAAGAGTGGGATGGAGAAGGATGCAGCACTGCGGAGTGAACTG AGTCAGGAGATTGGAGAGCAGTATGTGGTGCAGCAGCAGGGCCAAGCGTCTCGTCTGGCTCAGCTAGAGGTGCTGCTGCAGACACTGACTGCCAAGACAGAG GAGGTGCAGAGGAGGCAAGCAGACACTTCCAGTGCTACACCTGCACTGCCACCAGTTCCTGTGCAAGTCAA TGTGGGTGTGGACAGCGAGTCCCGTGATGCCTTGCTGGCGGAGGTGCAACTTCTAGAGGCAACGCTGGGGGGCATTAGGCAGGACCTGCAGGGGGTGATGGGATGCCAGGGCATGTGTGACCGCCTGGACACACTCCATGAAACG GTGTCTGAGCAAGTGTCAGCCCAGGTGAGGACGGAACTGCGGGCCCTGTTCTCTCGCAGCGAGCAGGTCGGAGATTCCCAAACCAGAGAAAAGGAGCTCCCAGAGTCCCTGCTGCAGTGGCTCTCTGAGCGCTATGTAAGCGGGGTTGACGTGCACGCCTCTCTGACCTCCCTGGAGCTCAGCATCCTGCAGAACGTGACCCTGCAGCTGGAGAAGAGCAGGGCCAGGCAGGAGACGCACAGCACTGAGACTGTCACTCAGACTGTGATGCACACTGTTGGAGCCGCAGGGGCCGGGATGTCTGAGGAG caTGTACAGCTGATAGTGAAGAATGCTCTGAAACTCTACTCCCAGGATCGGACCGGCCTGGTAGACTATGCTCTGGAGTCTGGCG GCGGCAGCATCCTGAGCACTCGCTGCTCTGAGACGTACGAGACAAAGACAGCACTGATGAGTCTCTTTGGCCTCCCGCTCTGGTACTTCTCCCAGTCTCCTCGTGTGGCCATACAG CCTGACGTCCATCCAGGGAACTGCTGGGCGTTTCAGGGTTCTCATGGTTACCTGGTGATTCGTCTCTCCATGAGGATTGTGCCCTCTGCCTTCTCATTGGAGCACATCCCCAAATCCCTTTCACCAACAGGCACTATCAGCAGTGCCCCGCGCCAGTTTACCGTCTAT GGTCTGGATGATGAGTACCAGGAGGAGGGTAAGTTACTGGGCAGCTACACCTACCAGGATGATGAAGATGCGCTTCAGACTTATCCCGTCACC gaggagaatgataaaGCCTATCAGATCATTGAGGTTCGAGTGCTGTCCAACTGGGGTCACCCGGAGTACACCTGCCTGTACCGCATCAGAGTGCACGGTCAGCCCAGTGTCAACTGA
- the LOC112224236 gene encoding SUN domain-containing protein 1 isoform X1 produces MDHSKVNSRAPPPGNTGYTYSHSSSYSTTALDFEKEHRITPVLESPRMSRRSLRLHSTTGLYGDDSLDSSLNHMYHSASFSAGGASRRDSKALKSRRSQQHAVSCSQSLLLTTPLKSQHGSQQHNSSLHSVAASDASLLSSMLDKSCIQERTLVDGFWGLDEDSELKERTMTDSMCEANGDINSAQTQTSMVNGSFCKGRTIHLDRNDALTAYSKHSSTAARSATNKQALTAPAASPSSTIYARDKSRKHRTGVLVSFSDTCVRVSRRAAASVASGFSLLLQSVLLRSRKEGTGVLWSALDTCLNHSRRAAAFTVCLVTLLIQAAVLKTGSVGRKVVNGAHSSYCGSMNVNELGTEGKRMNLNGALCDDCKGKQRVETRIVQSSSRVCRSHHVLGELWLATTYSGSRVLWAGQKAGSAVRSVMRRMLSVLWLAAVSPGKSATGAFWWLGTGWYHLATVMSLLNIFVLTRCLPKLLKLLLILLPFLLVLLDTFSVSFILLWVLPALWHWGPSSLLSVLPAINITEWRTAYSFSQTPLEPTKDSQPIMAQPPPAVSQPGSVLVSVDSERLARLEQRLAQLWEKVERGGRRQENQHREVLSLYQSVREQLDTQTDKDSMGLWVSGLLEERLLLLKSGMEKDAALRSELSQEIGEQYVVQQQGQASRLAQLEVLLQTLTAKTEEVQRRQADTSSATPALPPVPVQVNVGVDSESRDALLAEVQLLEATLGGIRQDLQGVMGCQGMCDRLDTLHETVSEQVSAQVRTELRALFSRSEQVGDSQTREKELPESLLQWLSERYVSGVDVHASLTSLELSILQNVTLQLEKSRARQETHSTETVTQTVMHTVGAAGAGMSEEHVQLIVKNALKLYSQDRTGLVDYALESGGGSILSTRCSETYETKTALMSLFGLPLWYFSQSPRVAIQPDVHPGNCWAFQGSHGYLVIRLSMRIVPSAFSLEHIPKSLSPTGTISSAPRQFTVYGLDDEYQEEGKLLGSYTYQDDEDALQTYPVTEENDKAYQIIEVRVLSNWGHPEYTCLYRIRVHGQPSVN; encoded by the exons ATGGACCATTCAAAAGTGAACTCACGCGCCCCACCCCCAGGGAACACTGGCTACACCTACTCTCACAG CTCCAGCTACTCTACAACAGCCCTGGACTTTGAGAAGGAGCACAGGATCACGCCCGTCTTAGAGTCTCCCAGGATGTCTCGGCGGAGCCTGCGTTTGCACTCCACCACTGGTCTCTATGGCGATGACAGCTTGGACTCTTCTCTCAACCACATGTACCACAGCGCCTCCTTCAGTGCAGGAGGAGCCAGTCGCAGAGATTCCAA GGCATTGAAGAGCAGGAGGTCTCAGCAGCACGCTgtctcctgctcccagtctcTGCTCCTCACCACGCCCCTTAAGAGCCAGCATGGCTCCCAGCAACACAACAGCAGCCTGCACAGCGTGGCCGCCAGCGACGCCTCCCTGCTCTCCTCCATGCTGGACAAGTCGTGTATCCAGGAGCGCACGCTGGTCGACGGCTTCTGGGGCTTGGATGAAGACTCTGAACTCAAAG AGCGGACCATGACAGACAGTATGTGTGAGGCCAACGGAGACATTAACTCGGCACAGACCCAGACCTCCATGGTCAACGGAAGCTTCTGTAAGGGCCGCACGATCCACCTGGACAGAAATGACGCGCTCACTGCCTATTCCAAGCACTCCTCAACTGCAGCCCGCTCTGCCACCAACAAGCAGGCCCTGACAGCCCCCGCCGCCTCGCCTTCCTCCACCATCTACGCCAGGGACAAAAGCCGCAAGCACAGGACAG GTGTGCTGGTGTCCTTCTCGGACACCTGTGTGCGCGTGAGCAggagggcagcagcctctgtggCATCCGGCTTCTCACTGCTCTTACAGAGTGTGCTGCTGAGGTCACGTAAAGAGGGCACAG GTGTCCTGTGGTCAGCTTTAGACACCTGTCTGAACCATAGCAGGAGGGCAGCTGCCTTCACTGTGTGTTTAGTGACTCTGCTCATACAGGCTGCTGTGCTGAAGACGGGCAGTGTGGGCAGAAAAGTGGTTAATGGAG CTCACTCCAGCTACTGCGGAAGCATGAATGTAAATGAGTTGGGGACTGAGGGGAAACGCATGAATCTGAATGGTGCTCTTT GTGACGACTGCAAAGGGAAGCAGCGCGTGGAGACACGCATTGTCCAATCCTCATCACGGGTCTGCCGGTCACACCATGTGTTGGGGGAACTGTGGCTTGCCACTACTTACTCAG GCTCCAGAGTGTTGTGGGCGGGGCAGAAGGCAGGCTCAGCTGTGCGGTCCGTAATGAGGAGGATGCTGTCTGTTCTCTGGTTGGCAGCCGTGTCCCCAG GGAAGTCAGCGACCGGGGCTTTCTGGTGGCTGGGGACCGGATGGTATCATCTGGCCACCGTCATGTCGCTCCTCAACATATTCGTCTTGACACG GTGCCTTCCCAAGCTCCTCAAACTCCTGCTGATTctgctcccattcctccttgtcctccttg ACACCTTTTCTGTCTCATTTATCCTCCTCTGGGTTCTCCCAGCTCTGTGGCACTGGGGTCCGTCCAGCCTGCTGTCTGTGTTGCCTGCCATTAACATCACTGAGTGGAGGACGGCCTACTCCTTCAGTCAGACCCCTCTGGAACCAACCAAAGACAGCCAGCCCATCATGGCTCAACCACCACCAGCTGTCTCACAG CCAGGCAGTGTGCTGGTGTCTGTGGACTCTGAGCGCCTAGCCCGGTTGGAGCAGAGGCTGGCCCAACTGTGGGAGAAGGTGGAGCGAGGGGGCCGAAGGCAGGAAAACCAGCACAGGGAGGTGCTGAGTCTCTACCAGTCTGTACGAGAGCAGctggacacccagacagacaagGACAGCATGGGGCTGTGGGTGTCTGGCCTACTGGAGGAGAGACTCCTTCTGCTGAAGAGTGGGATGGAGAAGGATGCAGCACTGCGGAGTGAACTG AGTCAGGAGATTGGAGAGCAGTATGTGGTGCAGCAGCAGGGCCAAGCGTCTCGTCTGGCTCAGCTAGAGGTGCTGCTGCAGACACTGACTGCCAAGACAGAG GAGGTGCAGAGGAGGCAAGCAGACACTTCCAGTGCTACACCTGCACTGCCACCAGTTCCTGTGCAAGTCAA TGTGGGTGTGGACAGCGAGTCCCGTGATGCCTTGCTGGCGGAGGTGCAACTTCTAGAGGCAACGCTGGGGGGCATTAGGCAGGACCTGCAGGGGGTGATGGGATGCCAGGGCATGTGTGACCGCCTGGACACACTCCATGAAACG GTGTCTGAGCAAGTGTCAGCCCAGGTGAGGACGGAACTGCGGGCCCTGTTCTCTCGCAGCGAGCAGGTCGGAGATTCCCAAACCAGAGAAAAGGAGCTCCCAGAGTCCCTGCTGCAGTGGCTCTCTGAGCGCTATGTAAGCGGGGTTGACGTGCACGCCTCTCTGACCTCCCTGGAGCTCAGCATCCTGCAGAACGTGACCCTGCAGCTGGAGAAGAGCAGGGCCAGGCAGGAGACGCACAGCACTGAGACTGTCACTCAGACTGTGATGCACACTGTTGGAGCCGCAGGGGCCGGGATGTCTGAGGAG caTGTACAGCTGATAGTGAAGAATGCTCTGAAACTCTACTCCCAGGATCGGACCGGCCTGGTAGACTATGCTCTGGAGTCTGGCG GCGGCAGCATCCTGAGCACTCGCTGCTCTGAGACGTACGAGACAAAGACAGCACTGATGAGTCTCTTTGGCCTCCCGCTCTGGTACTTCTCCCAGTCTCCTCGTGTGGCCATACAG CCTGACGTCCATCCAGGGAACTGCTGGGCGTTTCAGGGTTCTCATGGTTACCTGGTGATTCGTCTCTCCATGAGGATTGTGCCCTCTGCCTTCTCATTGGAGCACATCCCCAAATCCCTTTCACCAACAGGCACTATCAGCAGTGCCCCGCGCCAGTTTACCGTCTAT GGTCTGGATGATGAGTACCAGGAGGAGGGTAAGTTACTGGGCAGCTACACCTACCAGGATGATGAAGATGCGCTTCAGACTTATCCCGTCACC gaggagaatgataaaGCCTATCAGATCATTGAGGTTCGAGTGCTGTCCAACTGGGGTCACCCGGAGTACACCTGCCTGTACCGCATCAGAGTGCACGGTCAGCCCAGTGTCAACTGA